In Aquiflexum balticum DSM 16537, a single genomic region encodes these proteins:
- a CDS encoding phosphohexose mutase family protein: MESLQMEQIKELQEENQPPVNNKVLIASYSEDEALVSAIRESGLESEWMFLEGKEDEIDNVFNFLTLKPAINKAIEEEHGLIIGVEPNHERITLAVRKYKKGSFIVLNSHQVAAILLKLWLDSDKYENLICVKSIHTSDLIEYMAIKSGLNCLSEIIEPGELKNAVREIQKTAENEPICGFNIDQQVFHSELSFSEIILAIAKKENEYREAGLTLFDYLLEIYQEFGFYKEKTITVDISSKTQKTHLLSIMDKIRKNPKYLESIFPLNTITDYRKGSKISIMTDKVNSFAGSKENILKMESTNNLSVTFAPTDSKMTYYISIKGGMTSKEKYADKNKEMDEEILKVIQMLNRGNL, from the coding sequence ATGGAATCACTTCAAATGGAACAAATTAAAGAACTGCAAGAAGAAAATCAGCCACCTGTTAATAATAAAGTACTCATTGCCTCCTATTCTGAAGATGAAGCCTTGGTCAGTGCGATTCGGGAATCCGGATTGGAATCAGAATGGATGTTTTTGGAAGGTAAGGAAGATGAAATAGACAATGTGTTCAATTTTCTGACTTTAAAACCTGCCATCAATAAGGCCATAGAAGAGGAACATGGTTTGATTATCGGAGTGGAACCCAATCACGAAAGGATTACCCTTGCTGTCAGAAAATATAAAAAGGGCTCTTTTATTGTATTGAACAGCCATCAGGTTGCTGCCATTTTGTTGAAATTATGGTTGGATTCCGACAAATATGAAAACCTGATCTGCGTCAAATCCATTCATACTTCCGATCTGATTGAATACATGGCCATCAAGTCCGGATTGAATTGTCTCAGTGAAATCATTGAGCCGGGAGAATTGAAAAATGCCGTGCGGGAAATACAAAAGACCGCCGAAAATGAACCTATCTGTGGATTCAATATTGACCAACAGGTTTTTCATTCCGAACTGTCATTTTCGGAAATCATCCTCGCCATTGCAAAAAAAGAAAATGAATATAGGGAAGCCGGCCTGACACTTTTTGATTACTTATTGGAGATATACCAGGAATTCGGTTTTTATAAAGAAAAAACCATTACCGTGGATATCAGCTCAAAAACCCAAAAAACCCACCTGCTTTCCATCATGGACAAGATCAGAAAAAATCCAAAGTACCTGGAGTCGATTTTTCCGCTGAATACCATCACGGATTACAGGAAAGGCAGTAAAATCAGCATTATGACCGATAAGGTCAATTCCTTTGCGGGAAGCAAGGAAAATATCCTGAAAATGGAATCCACCAATAACCTGTCCGTAACATTTGCTCCTACAGATTCCAAAATGACCTATTATATCAGTATCAAAGGCGGGATGACTTCCAAGGAAAAATACGCTGACAAAAACAAGGAAATGGATGAGGAGATCCTGAAAGTGATTCAGATGCTGAACAGGGGGAATTTGTGA
- a CDS encoding helix-turn-helix domain-containing protein translates to MDIKEKFGLRLKTLRKEKGLSQEELAERSGLNRPYISGIEQGKRNVSLEVMEKLAVAIEVGIGELVNF, encoded by the coding sequence ATGGATATCAAAGAAAAATTCGGATTAAGGCTCAAAACCCTCAGAAAAGAAAAAGGCCTGTCCCAAGAGGAACTGGCCGAAAGGTCCGGTCTTAACAGACCTTATATCTCAGGCATAGAACAGGGGAAGAGGAATGTTTCTTTAGAAGTGATGGAGAAGTTGGCGGTGGCGATTGAGGTGGGGATTGGGGAGTTGGTGAATTTTTAA
- a CDS encoding ATP-binding protein has product MEDLLLNSENLLNRVSLTFRRYLYFQINWNNRLIGIKGSRGTGKTTMLLQWLKEVDIPTRQKAYFSLDDIFFAGNSLVETAKLFYQQGGKILVLDEVHKYPTWAQEIKNLYDRFHDLQVVFTGSSIIDISKQEGDLSRRALMYELKGLSYREFLDFQYGIKFPKLSLEEILTSEGIVRKKFPQEFKPLANFQEYLRFGYYPYQAEDRLGYFQRLRQQTRLIVEYDMAELKGFDIRHAKKMMQLLFVVAQQVPFKPNINSLAEKTGIHRNSINNYLYFLQEARLLTLLYPAGSSVAVLQKPEKIFLENTNLLFALSKETPSTGTVREIFFSNQVGSMHNTSYPKSGDFLVDGKFTFEIGGKNKDMSQLSNVENAWVVKDEIEYPVGKSLPLWLFGFLY; this is encoded by the coding sequence ATGGAAGATCTATTGTTAAATTCTGAGAATCTCCTCAATAGAGTCTCTTTGACTTTCAGACGGTATCTCTATTTTCAAATCAATTGGAATAACAGGTTGATAGGAATCAAAGGCTCAAGGGGTACAGGGAAGACGACCATGCTATTGCAATGGCTGAAGGAAGTGGATATTCCAACAAGACAAAAGGCTTATTTTTCATTGGATGATATATTTTTTGCAGGAAACAGCTTAGTTGAAACAGCGAAGTTATTTTACCAGCAAGGAGGAAAAATACTTGTTTTGGATGAAGTGCATAAATATCCAACCTGGGCTCAGGAAATAAAAAATCTATATGACAGGTTTCATGATTTACAGGTAGTGTTCACAGGTTCTTCCATAATTGACATTTCCAAACAGGAGGGTGATTTGAGTCGAAGAGCATTGATGTATGAACTAAAAGGGCTTTCATATAGAGAGTTTTTGGATTTTCAATATGGCATAAAATTCCCTAAGCTTAGTTTGGAGGAAATTCTGACCTCAGAGGGTATTGTCAGAAAAAAATTTCCGCAAGAATTTAAACCCCTTGCAAATTTTCAAGAATATCTGAGGTTTGGATATTATCCTTACCAGGCAGAAGACAGATTGGGATATTTTCAGCGGTTAAGGCAACAAACAAGGTTGATTGTGGAATATGATATGGCTGAATTGAAGGGCTTTGATATTCGACACGCAAAGAAGATGATGCAATTGTTATTTGTGGTAGCGCAACAGGTACCATTTAAACCCAATATTAATAGCTTGGCAGAGAAAACCGGGATTCACAGAAACTCCATCAACAATTATCTCTACTTTTTACAAGAAGCAAGGCTATTGACTTTGCTATATCCGGCAGGAAGTAGCGTTGCTGTCCTGCAAAAACCTGAGAAAATCTTTTTGGAAAACACCAATCTACTATTTGCACTTTCTAAGGAAACTCCGTCAACTGGTACAGTAAGAGAAATATTTTTTAGTAATCAGGTAGGTTCGATGCATAACACAAGTTATCCCAAATCAGGTGATTTTTTGGTTGATGGAAAATTCACATTTGAAATAGGGGGTAAAAACAAGGATATGAGTCAGTTGTCAAATGTTGAGAATGCATGGGTAGTCAAAGACGAAATAGAATATCCAGTTGGAAAATCCCTTCCATTGTGGCTGTTTGGCTTTTTGTATTAG
- a CDS encoding Eco47II family restriction endonuclease gives MQLLPWISDEFLINAVEKLLIIADKSLQKSETDFNKNVLDPFSAIFQIAGFNISHDEWLIAEKTRQAQKSLQNHVGDFHQIILGGVGSWENLETGQIMDLVNHDKKIIAEIKNKYNTVKGSDLSGLYQAMENLVSNKYSTFKGYTAYYVTIIPKKPTRINTFFNPSDKEKGTKFSENHDIRLIDGASFYEIVTGDPNALFNLYQTLPTVIQKLTGKEFKSDTINQMIKYFELAYGSSHSKG, from the coding sequence ATGCAATTACTTCCTTGGATTTCAGATGAATTTCTGATTAATGCCGTTGAAAAACTCCTCATCATAGCTGATAAATCACTCCAAAAATCAGAAACTGATTTCAATAAAAATGTTCTTGATCCGTTTTCGGCGATTTTTCAGATTGCAGGATTTAATATCTCGCATGATGAATGGTTGATTGCAGAAAAAACTCGTCAGGCACAGAAATCTCTTCAAAATCATGTGGGGGACTTTCACCAAATTATCCTAGGAGGAGTTGGTAGCTGGGAAAATTTGGAAACAGGTCAGATCATGGATTTAGTCAACCATGATAAAAAAATAATTGCTGAAATTAAAAACAAATATAATACCGTCAAAGGATCAGATTTGTCAGGACTTTACCAAGCGATGGAGAATTTGGTCAGTAATAAATATAGCACCTTCAAAGGCTATACAGCTTATTATGTGACCATAATCCCAAAAAAACCTACCAGAATAAATACTTTCTTTAACCCATCTGACAAAGAAAAAGGAACCAAGTTTTCAGAAAATCATGATATCAGACTTATTGATGGGGCAAGTTTTTATGAAATCGTCACAGGAGACCCAAACGCCTTGTTTAATTTGTACCAAACACTTCCCACGGTTATCCAGAAGCTTACGGGAAAAGAATTTAAAAGTGATACCATAAACCAAATGATAAAATACTTTGAACTAGCTTATGGAAGTTCGCACTCTAAGGGATAA
- a CDS encoding very short patch repair endonuclease, whose product MPKKSKPAIIKPYPEPKISVPRFSEEAGFYTSPQRSFNMSQIKGKNTKPEKLLKKALWHAGIRHKSNKRKLPGKPDISLIKYKLVIFVDGAFWHGHDWDHRQSTIKSNRDFWIPKIERNMQRDREINHYYQSKGWTVLRFWDFEVKGELGMCVKRVLEICSNTRFSS is encoded by the coding sequence ATGCCCAAAAAGTCAAAACCTGCCATCATCAAACCCTATCCGGAACCGAAAATCTCTGTGCCCAGATTTTCAGAGGAAGCAGGTTTTTACACCAGCCCGCAGCGCTCTTTCAATATGTCCCAAATAAAGGGCAAAAACACCAAACCGGAAAAACTGCTCAAAAAAGCCCTTTGGCATGCAGGCATCCGGCACAAAAGTAACAAGCGAAAACTCCCCGGAAAGCCCGACATCAGTCTGATCAAATACAAATTGGTGATTTTTGTGGATGGAGCATTCTGGCATGGGCATGATTGGGACCACCGCCAATCCACCATCAAATCCAACCGGGACTTCTGGATTCCGAAAATCGAGCGGAATATGCAAAGAGACCGGGAGATCAACCACTACTACCAATCCAAAGGTTGGACCGTGCTGCGGTTTTGGGATTTTGAGGTGAAGGGGGAGTTGGGGATGTGTGTGAAGCGGGTATTAGAAATATGCTCCAATACCCGATTTTCATCCTAA
- a CDS encoding sulfatase-like hydrolase/transferase: MKIFLPILLLSTLIFFSCGSESQKELAPPNILWISTEDIDPAWGCYGDEYASTPNIDKLAADGFIYTRASSNSPICAPARSTLITGMYATSLGTQHLRSDVALPNDLKILPEILREHGYYTSNNVKTDYNFSAEGRWDDSSNQAHWRNRKEGQPFFSVVNFMITHEGPTNNADPESVKKDLKLRHDPAKAPIPPYFPDTPKMREIMAHAYDLISIFDQGVGDLVQQLKDDGLYDNTIIFVFSDHGFGLPRHKRWLNNSGLHIPLVLHVPEKYRHLVSNLKNQEVDDLVGFVDFTPTVLGLAGIAPSSYMEGNNFLGPNALKNQYNFGFRSRADDCHEMSRSVSDGQYLYIRHYLPQLPYIQNAIIFTQGKQAMEEIYRARNEMILPLSMEQYYHPKWTMELYDLEADPYELNNLAMKPEHQERVRSFQKELDQWMVKHRDSGMLNESEYMLRAQGSSVYEILRDSTQFDPEKTLEAMNLVGQIDGGSTLKRMQDQDPLVRYWGLIALEAAGLNSSLLLQELENILDDPSPINAIQSAKMLIQLKEDPKAYQTLAKYLQAEAETTVLHAAIALRLLEEKAKPLIPLVKDEIYPKYAGEVWGRYKSWSYPMFIGMALDQARINCGEEIQVRN, encoded by the coding sequence ATGAAAATCTTTCTTCCTATTCTTCTTTTGTCTACACTGATCTTTTTTTCCTGCGGCTCTGAAAGCCAAAAAGAACTCGCTCCGCCCAACATCCTGTGGATCTCCACCGAGGACATTGATCCGGCTTGGGGATGCTATGGGGATGAATACGCCTCCACACCAAATATCGACAAACTGGCAGCTGATGGTTTTATCTATACAAGAGCAAGTTCCAACTCCCCTATCTGCGCCCCGGCCCGGTCTACACTGATTACCGGCATGTATGCCACTTCCTTGGGAACCCAACATCTCCGTTCCGATGTGGCCCTTCCCAACGACTTGAAAATTTTGCCCGAAATCCTCCGGGAGCATGGTTATTATACCTCCAACAATGTCAAAACAGATTATAACTTCAGTGCCGAAGGCCGTTGGGATGATAGCAGCAATCAGGCCCATTGGCGAAACAGGAAAGAAGGACAGCCTTTTTTCTCCGTGGTCAATTTTATGATCACCCACGAAGGCCCCACCAACAATGCCGACCCCGAATCGGTAAAAAAGGACCTGAAGCTGAGACATGACCCTGCAAAAGCCCCTATTCCACCCTACTTCCCGGATACCCCCAAAATGCGGGAAATTATGGCCCATGCCTACGACCTGATCAGCATTTTTGACCAAGGAGTAGGGGATCTTGTCCAACAGCTTAAAGACGACGGGCTGTATGACAATACCATCATCTTTGTCTTTTCCGACCATGGTTTTGGCCTTCCCCGGCACAAGCGCTGGCTGAACAACTCCGGATTGCACATCCCCCTTGTCCTTCATGTTCCGGAAAAATACCGACATTTGGTCTCCAATCTGAAAAACCAAGAGGTGGATGACTTGGTGGGTTTTGTGGATTTTACACCTACTGTCCTGGGCTTGGCAGGCATAGCCCCTTCTTCCTATATGGAGGGAAATAATTTCCTAGGACCCAATGCCCTGAAAAACCAGTATAATTTTGGTTTTCGAAGCCGTGCGGATGATTGCCATGAGATGTCGCGGTCGGTTTCTGATGGGCAATACCTCTATATCAGACATTACCTGCCCCAACTCCCCTACATTCAAAATGCCATCATCTTCACCCAAGGCAAACAGGCCATGGAGGAAATCTACCGGGCAAGAAATGAAATGATCTTGCCTTTGAGCATGGAACAATATTATCATCCCAAATGGACCATGGAGTTATATGACCTGGAAGCAGATCCTTATGAATTGAATAACCTGGCGATGAAGCCTGAGCATCAGGAACGCGTCCGTTCATTCCAGAAAGAGCTGGATCAGTGGATGGTAAAGCACCGGGATTCCGGCATGCTCAATGAATCTGAATACATGCTTCGGGCACAAGGAAGTTCCGTCTATGAAATATTAAGGGATAGCACCCAATTCGATCCGGAGAAAACACTCGAAGCAATGAACCTGGTCGGGCAAATAGATGGGGGATCAACCCTAAAACGGATGCAGGATCAGGATCCCCTTGTCCGATATTGGGGCTTGATTGCTTTGGAAGCTGCCGGGCTGAATTCCAGCTTGTTACTTCAGGAACTGGAAAACATATTGGATGACCCTTCTCCAATCAATGCCATTCAGAGTGCCAAAATGCTGATCCAACTCAAAGAAGATCCCAAAGCCTATCAAACATTGGCAAAGTACCTTCAGGCGGAAGCGGAAACCACCGTCCTCCATGCTGCCATTGCCCTAAGACTACTGGAAGAAAAAGCCAAGCCGCTGATCCCTTTGGTCAAAGATGAAATCTATCCCAAATATGCAGGAGAGGTATGGGGCAGGTACAAAAGTTGGAGCTACCCCATGTTTATCGGCATGGCCTTAGACCAAGCTCGGATCAATTGCGGGGAAGAAATTCAGGTAAGAAATTAA
- a CDS encoding MFS transporter has protein sequence MNYLQFIRKNRVLVIFGIMMTALSSFGQTFLLALYVPFVMEEFTLSNGLISTFYGVATIVSATLLPKVGKLIDTIPLKTFTLATTALFIISLLFFSFAQSWWYIPVAFLGLRLAGQGLYSHIAITSMSRYFDVNRGKAISLASLGHPLGQAVLPALILILIGVVGWRESLWINAALVSTLVILFTVFVLKEEYLKPETEDKSNTSAKENKVDKIRQRDIMKSKEFWLLAPNIFFIPFAITGLFFYQFAIVEFKGWNQGIIAGGLTAFAMASAFSILTAGPLIDKYRARAFFPFYLIPYFISLMVIWLVPNLWAMYVYMVFMGLSVGFGSATVAALQVEFFGQKYIGTVRSLFSSIMVLSSAVGPTLFGVILDAGLGFETVFPVTLGILALIIFLSIRSIPKYSVAKWKFKLKRIGKNHKFPLFSI, from the coding sequence TTGAACTACCTTCAGTTTATCAGAAAAAATAGGGTCCTGGTCATTTTTGGCATCATGATGACTGCCTTATCGAGCTTTGGGCAGACATTTTTATTGGCCCTGTATGTTCCCTTTGTGATGGAGGAGTTTACACTTTCCAACGGATTGATTTCCACATTTTATGGCGTAGCTACCATTGTCAGTGCCACATTGTTGCCCAAGGTTGGCAAGCTGATTGATACTATTCCTTTAAAAACTTTTACTTTGGCGACAACGGCATTGTTTATTATCTCCCTGTTGTTTTTCAGTTTTGCGCAGTCATGGTGGTATATTCCGGTGGCATTTTTGGGGCTGAGGTTGGCCGGGCAGGGTTTGTATTCCCATATTGCGATTACTTCCATGTCCCGTTATTTTGATGTGAACCGGGGCAAGGCCATTTCATTGGCTTCTTTGGGACATCCTTTGGGTCAGGCCGTATTACCGGCTCTTATTTTGATATTGATCGGTGTGGTGGGATGGCGGGAATCCCTTTGGATCAATGCAGCTTTGGTGTCGACGTTGGTCATTTTGTTCACGGTATTTGTACTGAAGGAGGAGTATTTGAAGCCTGAAACTGAGGACAAATCCAATACTAGTGCAAAAGAGAACAAGGTGGATAAAATCCGTCAACGGGACATCATGAAATCCAAAGAATTTTGGTTGTTGGCCCCGAATATTTTCTTTATTCCCTTTGCCATTACCGGTCTTTTCTTTTACCAATTTGCCATTGTTGAATTCAAAGGTTGGAATCAGGGAATCATCGCAGGGGGCTTGACGGCCTTTGCTATGGCAAGTGCATTCAGTATATTGACGGCAGGACCTCTGATTGACAAATACCGGGCAAGGGCATTTTTCCCCTTTTATCTGATTCCGTATTTTATTTCACTGATGGTCATTTGGTTGGTACCTAATCTTTGGGCCATGTATGTGTATATGGTATTTATGGGTTTGTCGGTGGGATTTGGCAGTGCCACTGTGGCTGCACTGCAGGTGGAGTTTTTTGGTCAGAAATATATCGGAACTGTCCGGAGTCTGTTCTCCTCCATTATGGTCCTGAGTTCTGCCGTAGGGCCTACATTATTCGGGGTGATATTGGATGCAGGCTTGGGTTTTGAGACTGTATTTCCTGTCACTTTGGGGATATTGGCCCTGATCATTTTTCTCTCCATACGTTCCATTCCCAAGTATTCCGTGGCGAAGTGGAAGTTTAAGTTGAAAAGAATCGGGAAAAATCACAAATTCCCCCTGTTCAGCATCTGA
- the dcm gene encoding DNA (cytosine-5-)-methyltransferase, with the protein MKKYYSLAETADIVGKSKETLRRWDKEGILNAVREPVSNYRVYRKTDVQLLLGSMFDEVIENEVSNFVEPEYEYTVLELFAGAGGLGIGLEKAGIKCVALNEIDKWACETLRNNRPNWNVLEGDIKDFNFSEYRNKVDVVTGGFPCQAFSYAGKKLGLNDARGTLFYEFARVVQEVNPAICIGENVRGLLSHEKGKTLQGMISILDEIGYRVVPVKVLKAIHYRVPQKRERLILVGVRKDINIDFNYPKPHKRIYNLEDALKKGSLFDTDVPKSSGAKYPSYKKKVLDMIPPKGYWRDLPEDIQKEYMGGSFYLGGGKTGMARRIGWDEPSLTLTCSPAQKQTERCHPEETRPFTVREYARIQTFPDEWKFAGSLAQQYKQIGNAVPVNLGQEVGYAIVKFLNNYYSDKFSKVNKAYNLSR; encoded by the coding sequence ATGAAAAAATATTATTCGCTTGCTGAAACTGCTGACATTGTGGGCAAAAGCAAAGAAACATTGAGAAGATGGGATAAAGAGGGCATCTTGAATGCTGTACGTGAACCTGTTTCCAACTATCGTGTCTATAGAAAAACTGATGTGCAATTGCTCCTTGGAAGCATGTTTGACGAAGTAATTGAGAACGAAGTGTCTAATTTCGTAGAGCCAGAATATGAATATACAGTTTTAGAGCTTTTTGCAGGAGCAGGAGGATTAGGTATTGGATTGGAAAAAGCAGGAATAAAATGCGTTGCCTTAAATGAAATTGACAAATGGGCTTGTGAAACTTTGAGAAATAATAGACCTAATTGGAATGTTCTAGAGGGAGATATTAAAGACTTTAATTTTTCGGAATATAGAAATAAAGTGGATGTGGTAACAGGTGGGTTTCCATGTCAAGCCTTTAGCTATGCTGGTAAAAAACTAGGACTCAATGATGCAAGGGGAACACTGTTTTATGAATTTGCCAGGGTAGTTCAGGAGGTGAATCCGGCAATTTGTATAGGAGAAAATGTAAGAGGTTTACTAAGCCATGAAAAAGGCAAGACCTTACAAGGCATGATTTCTATTTTGGATGAAATCGGGTATAGAGTAGTACCCGTAAAAGTTTTAAAGGCTATTCATTACCGCGTACCTCAAAAGCGGGAACGATTGATTTTGGTCGGAGTCAGAAAGGATATTAACATTGATTTCAATTACCCAAAACCACATAAAAGGATCTACAATTTGGAAGATGCGCTGAAGAAAGGGTCATTGTTTGACACAGATGTTCCCAAATCATCTGGTGCAAAATATCCATCCTATAAAAAGAAAGTATTGGATATGATTCCTCCAAAAGGATATTGGCGTGACCTTCCTGAGGACATCCAAAAAGAATATATGGGCGGAAGCTTCTATCTGGGAGGAGGCAAAACAGGTATGGCTAGAAGAATTGGTTGGGATGAACCCTCTCTTACTTTGACATGCAGCCCTGCCCAAAAGCAAACTGAAAGATGTCATCCTGAAGAAACAAGGCCTTTCACTGTTAGGGAATATGCAAGAATTCAAACTTTTCCAGATGAATGGAAATTTGCAGGCTCGCTTGCTCAACAGTATAAGCAGATAGGAAATGCTGTGCCCGTTAACCTAGGTCAGGAAGTAGGATATGCTATTGTGAAGTTTTTAAACAACTATTATTCAGATAAATTTTCTAAAGTAAATAAGGCTTATAATTTGTCTAGATAA
- a CDS encoding STAS-like domain-containing protein, translating to MTINFSHIGNILGARVLGEEIRKEISSALARNEFVTFDFSGVDFISHGFADECFGKLLLTMKIEELKKKTTFKNANTLVKRTIAFALKERLLQLKSV from the coding sequence ATGACAATTAACTTCTCACATATTGGTAATATTCTGGGAGCAAGAGTTCTCGGAGAAGAAATCCGAAAGGAAATTTCTTCTGCTTTAGCTAGGAACGAATTTGTGACTTTTGACTTTTCAGGTGTGGATTTTATCTCTCATGGCTTTGCAGATGAATGTTTTGGGAAATTGCTCTTGACGATGAAAATAGAAGAGTTAAAGAAAAAAACCACTTTCAAAAATGCCAATACTTTGGTGAAAAGAACAATTGCTTTCGCGTTGAAAGAAAGATTATTACAATTAAAGAGTGTTTAA
- a CDS encoding HNH endonuclease, translated as MKVGQKLWKREELILAINLYWKLEFGKIHQGNPEVIKLAKLLGRTPSSIVFKLGNFGSFDPSLQERGVGGLKNTSKLDEKIWNEFYGNIEETSFESEKLRAKFEHVTVEVLNDIDEADLPKEGLVREQIVKTRVNQNFFRKAILASYKNTCCITGINHPSLLVAGHIIPWSVDEKNRMNPRNGLCLNPLHDRAYELGLITIDTNYQILVSTKVPELQGTDVANLYFEKYHKQKILLPGRYLPDKEFLDYHFTTRFQK; from the coding sequence ATGAAAGTAGGACAAAAACTTTGGAAGCGAGAAGAACTGATTTTGGCAATAAATCTCTATTGGAAGCTTGAGTTTGGAAAAATACACCAAGGAAACCCTGAAGTAATCAAGCTTGCCAAATTACTAGGAAGAACTCCTAGTTCAATTGTTTTCAAACTTGGAAATTTTGGGAGCTTCGATCCTAGTTTACAGGAAAGAGGAGTCGGAGGCTTAAAAAATACCAGTAAATTGGATGAAAAGATTTGGAATGAATTTTATGGGAATATTGAAGAGACGAGTTTTGAAAGTGAAAAATTGAGAGCCAAATTTGAACATGTTACAGTTGAGGTCTTGAATGATATAGATGAAGCGGATTTACCTAAGGAGGGGCTTGTACGGGAACAAATAGTTAAAACCAGAGTAAATCAAAATTTCTTCAGAAAGGCGATTTTAGCATCATATAAAAACACCTGTTGCATTACAGGAATTAATCATCCTAGTCTACTAGTTGCAGGTCATATTATCCCTTGGAGTGTTGATGAAAAAAACAGGATGAATCCCAGAAATGGGCTTTGTCTTAATCCTCTCCATGACAGAGCTTATGAATTAGGTCTAATAACAATTGATACTAATTATCAAATATTGGTTTCGACAAAGGTTCCAGAATTACAAGGAACAGATGTGGCTAATTTATATTTTGAAAAATATCATAAACAAAAAATTTTATTGCCAGGAAGATATCTCCCAGATAAGGAATTTTTAGATTATCATTTTACAACCAGATTTCAAAAATAA
- a CDS encoding ATP-binding protein has product MILRNSYKKLIQWKDSENRKPLLIRGARQVGKTTLVRQFSSEFSVYLELNLEKEADKKLFELDETNKILNAIYLYKGVVPEKGKTLLFIDEIQESPNAISQLRYFFEEHQDIHVIAAGSLLEFALSKVPNFPVGRVDYLFLHPLNFEEYLGAIGQSPALEVLRKVPVPEYAYQTLKKHFHDFTLVGGMPGIVSEYVQNKVFALLSERYTKLWQSYKDDVEKYSKNETERRIIRHVIDTAPFELDRIKFEGFGNSNYRSREVGEALRALDMAKLIRLVYPTTSVKPPLVVDYKKRPRLQFVDTGLWNQAMGLQASMIQVEDLDDVHRGRVIQHLVAQEINSTIENKDSVSHFWVRQEKDSNSEVDIIFPFGKFLIPVEVKSGSSGSLRSLHQFIDRCNHSVAVRFYAGKFEIENTETISGKPFYLINLPYYLGTQLEFYLEYFFQNYNHK; this is encoded by the coding sequence ATGATCTTAAGAAATTCTTACAAAAAGCTGATCCAATGGAAGGATTCTGAAAACAGAAAGCCACTGTTGATCAGAGGAGCAAGACAAGTTGGAAAAACTACATTAGTCAGACAATTCTCTAGTGAGTTTTCTGTTTATTTAGAGTTGAACCTTGAAAAAGAAGCTGATAAAAAGCTTTTCGAATTGGATGAAACTAATAAAATCCTAAATGCGATCTATTTGTACAAGGGAGTAGTTCCCGAAAAAGGCAAAACACTGCTTTTCATAGATGAAATTCAGGAAAGCCCAAATGCCATCAGTCAGCTAAGGTATTTTTTTGAAGAACATCAAGATATACATGTTATAGCAGCAGGATCCTTATTGGAGTTTGCTTTATCAAAAGTGCCTAATTTTCCAGTAGGAAGAGTAGATTACCTTTTCCTTCACCCTTTGAATTTTGAGGAATACCTTGGGGCAATAGGTCAAAGCCCAGCTTTGGAAGTATTGAGGAAAGTCCCTGTTCCTGAATATGCATATCAAACCCTGAAAAAGCATTTCCATGATTTTACTTTGGTCGGAGGTATGCCCGGGATTGTTTCAGAGTATGTACAAAATAAAGTTTTTGCCCTTCTGTCTGAACGATACACTAAATTATGGCAATCCTATAAGGATGATGTGGAAAAATATTCTAAAAATGAGACTGAGAGACGGATTATCCGACATGTAATCGATACGGCCCCTTTCGAATTGGACAGAATTAAGTTTGAAGGATTTGGAAATTCCAATTACCGAAGTAGAGAGGTCGGCGAAGCGCTCAGGGCATTGGATATGGCTAAATTGATCCGGTTGGTTTACCCAACTACATCCGTTAAACCGCCTTTGGTGGTTGATTATAAAAAGAGACCAAGGTTGCAGTTTGTGGATACGGGCTTGTGGAATCAGGCGATGGGTCTCCAAGCAAGCATGATTCAGGTAGAGGATTTAGATGATGTCCACAGAGGAAGGGTTATACAGCATTTGGTGGCACAAGAAATTAACTCTACTATAGAAAACAAAGACTCTGTCAGCCATTTTTGGGTCAGACAAGAAAAAGATTCCAATTCTGAGGTGGATATAATTTTTCCTTTTGGCAAATTTCTTATACCTGTTGAAGTAAAATCCGGGAGCTCAGGATCCCTAAGGTCACTCCACCAATTTATCGACAGGTGTAATCACTCTGTTGCGGTTAGATTTTATGCGGGAAAGTTTGAAATTGAAAATACAGAAACAATATCGGGAAAACCTTTCTATCTGATCAACTTACCGTACTATCTGGGTACCCAACTGGAATTTTATCTTGAATATTTCTTTCAAAACTATAACCATAAATAG